A single genomic interval of Antechinus flavipes isolate AdamAnt ecotype Samford, QLD, Australia chromosome 1, AdamAnt_v2, whole genome shotgun sequence harbors:
- the AMDHD2 gene encoding N-acetylglucosamine-6-phosphate deacetylase, with product MPPQKVGAETRIVQFTNCRILRGHTLLREDLWIRGGRILDPEKLFFEEKRSADEQRDCEGHILAPGFIDVQINGGFGVDFSLPSEDVGSGIALVAKNLLAYGVTSFCPTLVTSPPDIYHKVLPQIIVRNGSSQGAGILGVHLEGPFISHEKRGAHPESHLRTFETDAFQELLKTYGSLDNVAIITLAPELRRSYEVIREITSRGICVSVGHSVSHLREAEEAVQNGATFITHLFNAMLPFHHRDPGIVGLLTSDQIPPGRQVFFGMIADGIHTNPAALRIAHRAHPKGLVLVTDAIPALGLGNGRHTLGQQDVEVDGLTCCVAGTKTLCGSVAPLDACVRHFLHATGCSVEMALEAATLHPAQLLGIEKQKGTLDFGSDADFVVLDDSLNVKATYIAGELVWQDKTLSC from the exons ATGCCACCCCAGAAGGTCGGGGCTGAGACCCGAATCGTACAGTTTACTAACTGCCGCATTCTGCGCGGACACACGCTGCTCAG GGAGGACCTGTGGATTCGAGGAGGCCGAATTCTGGATCCAGAGAAGCTTTTTTTTGAAGAGAAGAGATCAGCTGATGAGCAGAGGGACTGTGAGGGTCACATCCTGGCTCCAGGCTTCATTGATGTTCAAATAAATG GTGGATTTGGGGTGGACTTCTCCCTGCCCAGTGAAGATGTAGGTTCAGGGATTGCTTTGGTTGCCAAGAATCTCCTGGCTTACGGGGTTACTTCATTCTGTCCAACTCTGGTCACCTCACCGCCGGATATTTATCACAAG GTCCTTCCTCAGATCATTGTGAGAAACGGTAGCTCCCAAGGAGCAGGAATCCTTG GAGTGCATTTGGAAGGACCATTCATTAGCCATGAGAAAAGGGGGGCACATCCTGAATCCCATCTTCGCACCTTTGAGACTGATGCATTCCAAGAATTGCTGAAAACATATGGATCCCTGGACAATGTTGCCATAATTACCCTGGCCCCTGAACTTAGACGCAGTTATGAGGTCATCAGAGAAATCACTTCCCGTGGCATCTGTGTGTCAGtgg GTCATTCAGTGTCTCACTTGAGGGAGGCTGAAGAAGCAGTCCAGAATGGAGCCACTTTTATCACTCACCTCTTCAATGCCATGCTACCT tttcatcatcGTGATCCTGGCATTGTGGGTCTTTTGACTAGTGACCAGATCCCACCTGGACGGCAAGTGTTCTTTGGAATGATCGCAGATGGTATCCATACCAATCCTGCAGCCTTAAGGATTGCACACCGCGCCCATCCCAAAG GGCTTGTGCTGGTTACAGATGCTATTCCTGCCCTGGGCTTGGGCAATGGTCGACACACATTGGGTCAGCAAGATGTTGAGGTGGATGGGTTGACGTGCTGTGTGGCTG GTACCAAGACACTTTGTGGCAGTGTGGCCCCATTGGATGCTTGTGTCCGGCACTTCCTCCATGCCACAG GTTGCAGTGTGGAGATGGCGCTTGAGGCTGCAACCCTGCACCCAGCCCAGCTGCTagggatagaaaaacaaaaggggaCCTTGGACTTTGGCTCTGATGCAG ACTTCGTGGTCCTCGATGACTCCCTGAATGTCAAAGCCACATACATTGCAGGGGAACTGGTGTGGCAGGACAAGACTCTCAGTTGCTAA
- the C1H8orf33 gene encoding UPF0488 protein C8orf33 homolog, which yields MAAPRPKGLKGPERKLEAVGGGRGANKKGKKQPPRPGTGSSALGHKRDTEELAGLPVSRRSEDGEQDEQLRLQRELDWCVEQLELGLKTQKSNPKQAEQVARAVKTLRSQRAELPKKRQVMRSLFGDYRARMEEDRKAALKAMEAAARSARVIPVEEAIRRKSSRICRHRPGGRMNSVSLPEEEFKFNFILSSAHQESP from the exons ATGGCG GCGCCGCGGCCGAAGGGCCTAAAGGGGCCGGAGCGGAAGTTGGAGGCTGTCGGAGGAGGCCGCGGGGCCAACAAGAAGGGCAAGAAGCAGCCGCCGCGTCCCGGGACCGGGTCGAGCGCGCTGGGCCATAAGCGGGATACTGAGGAGCTAGCCGGGCTGCCAGTCAGCAGAAGATCAGAGGATGGG GAGCAGGACGAACAGCTGCGGCTGCAGAGGGAGCTGGACTGGTGCGTGGAACAGCTGGAGCTGGGCCTGAAGACACAGAAATCCAACCCAAAGCAAG CTGAACAGGTTGCTCGAGCGGTCAAGACCCTACGAAGTCAGCGAGCCGAGTTGCCCAAGAAACGTCAAGTGATGCGGTCACTGTTTGGGGACTACCGGGCCCGCATGGAGGAGGATCGGAAAGCAGCCCTGAAGGCCATGGAAGCTG CAGCTCGATCAGCTCGGGTGATCCCTGTTGAAGAGGCCATCCGAAGGAAGAGTAGCCGGATCTGCAGGCATCGCCCAGGTGGAAGGATGAATTCGGTATCTCTTCCAGAGGAAGAATTTaagtttaactttattttatcctctgcTCATCAGGAATCcccctaa